Proteins from one Homalodisca vitripennis isolate AUS2020 chromosome 3, UT_GWSS_2.1, whole genome shotgun sequence genomic window:
- the LOC124358216 gene encoding uncharacterized protein LOC124358216 has protein sequence MSEKYDIIIEEIKALREENRVTKRELSEVKKRLVRSEDDVKSLTERLNDLDQYGRRVNLEIQGVPVRGEKLEDEKTEDVVRDLAGEINVPYVPEQIHKLHRLQRRNDDRPPAIMIQFMTSTARDTWLLAGKKARLSDKSSGQKIYFNENLTYFFKGLLKEAKSRARIHNHRFVWFKNGKIMVKKNEEDRNIIVIKTLDDINKIG, from the coding sequence ATGtcagaaaaatatgatataattatagaagaaataaaagcaCTAAGGGAGGAAAATAGGGTCACCAAGAGAGAACTCAGTGAGGTTAAGAAGAGGTTAGTGAGGAGTGAAGATGATGTGAAATCCCTTACTGAGCGCCTAAATGACCTGGACCAGTATGGGAGAAGAGTTAACCTTGAGATACAGGGTGTTCCGGTCCGTGGAGAAAAGTTGGAAGATGAGAAGACCGAAGATGTTGTTAGAGACCTGGCAGGTGAAATAAATGTTCCCTATGTTCCCGAGCAAATCCATAAACTGCACCGACTACAAAGAAGGAATGATGACAGGCCACCCGCTATAATGATCCAGTTTATGACCAGTACTGCTAGGGACACATGGTTACTAGCTGGCAAGAAGGCACGGTTGTCCGATAAATCGTCAGGTCAGaagatttatttcaatgaaaaccTGACCTACTTTTTCAAGGGACTTCTGAAGGAGGCTAAATCCAGAGCAAGGATCCACAACCACAGGTTTGTTTGGTTCAAAAATGGAAAAATCATGGTTAAGAAAAATGAGGAAGATagaaacattattgttataaaaacattagaTGACATTAACAAAATTGGTTAG